The Vitis vinifera cultivar Pinot Noir 40024 chromosome 3, ASM3070453v1 region ttataccATTATAACTCGGAGAAAGGCCAAGGGAAcatttttatagaattttagaaaaaaacaattttatgataattttagaaaaaaagattaagattcttttatttgtttttttatagaatattttgaattaaaaatataaaaaatacttttgtttatttattttacattaataagttgaaagaattattttttgtatttgagttctaaaaaagaattttatttctaaaactaagaaatgattttgagaattatttttaactattttcaaaatccTTTGTCTAACAGACCCAAAATATCTCTCCCTTCCAACATGAGAAATCTCCCTGAATCAACCCCCATACCATGTAGTTACTCATGCAGGTAAAGGATCCAGGAAATTTACATCTTTCCAGGAATTGACGGATGGTTCTTGTGCATTCGAGAACCTTAGTTCTTGACAAGGCCTTCAGTCTCAATTCCAACAACAGATGCTGCAAACTCTTTATGAGCATTTTTGTACGGCTAGCAATCCTTGTTGATAAATAATCATATGGTTCTGTCTGCGTAAATTTCGaagatccaaaaaaaataagaaaaacaagaaggaaaatatgcaaaataaaattgtttgtattaaaaaatttatgaaatacaaTTCTCTATGAtaaaggtatttaaaaaaaaaagaatattttatgaAGATATGAATATTCTTTGAAGTCAAAGTTGAATCAAGGGCCTGGCGTGGTTTATTTCTGAATTACAGCGTACCTTCTCACATGGATCCATGCATTTGAAAGCCTGCTAAGGGCGGTCGGAGAAACTTCCGGTCTTAATGAATTAGCTTTGACCATGGGAGTTTCAGAATTTCAACAGAGAGAAGTGAGGTGCGCATGTAATTTCTTCATCAAGCTTTTGGCACTTCTTCTCGTTAGTGTCGTGGTCATGAATAGGCCATTTTCCTCCAACTCTCAAGTTCTCAATTCTTTTATCAGTTGAGGTTGATGAAACCATACTAGTGTCACTAGTTCTCTCTCCAACATGATCAGGACCAAGTATAGATAGAGCTACTCCGGTTTCCAACAGTGTCTTATACTTCGATGTATCCAAAGTTCTCCCCATCCTCTCCCATTTCCAAAGCTGTGGGTTGGGTCCTATTCCCGGATCTTCCCATGGAGTGGTTTGACAAGGAAGTTCTTACTCATATGGGTTCTAAGCTATGACAAGCAGTGCTTTGAAGAAAAGAGGCCTATCAGGAAAGGAATATGGGCTTTGTTCTAACCAAAGCTATTGTATCCTTTGCCCTTTTCCTTGCAAGTAAGCAACTGCCGTTCTCTTAATCCATGACACCTTGTTATCACACAACATCTCAAATCAAATCTTTTAAAACCTTATGGCAACTCTAGGTCAGTCATAAATACTATCCAGAATGGGAGGAATCTACCCAACTATATCCTGGTTGCTTTCTGATATTATTTCTTTccatcatcattctcatttCTGTTGCATTATCCCATTGCCCCACATCAGCATACATGTTGTGAAGCAATACATACGGGGCTGAGCTTTCTGGTTCCAGTTTCATCAATGCTTCAGCTGCAACTCGGGCCAACTCCACATTGTTATGCACCCTACAAGCACCCAGTAATGCACCCCACACAGCCTTATCTGGTTCAAATGGCATGCTATTGATCAGATCCATAGCCTCCTCAAGCTGCCCATGTCGACCCACAATGTCCACAAGGGAGGCAAAGTGCTCAATTCGTGGCTCAATTCCAAATTCACAGGCCATGGATTTGAAGTGCATCCGACCTTCTTTCACGAACCCAGCATGAGCACACGCATTCAAAACTGAGATAAATGTAATATAAGTGGGCCGCACTTTAAGCCTCTTCATCAACTCAAAAAGTTCTAGAGCGTCTGCAGCAAATCCATGAAATGCATATCCTCCGATCATTGCATTCCAAGAGATTACTTCTTTCTGCAATTTCACCTCATCAAAAATGGTTCGAGCTTCAACTATTGCCCCACACCTTGAATACATGGTAATCAGGGAGTTATTTATTGGTATATCTGGAATAACTGTTTTTGTAATCTGCTGATGGATTTGCATACCTAGGTGCAGAGCTGCGAACCCTGAGCACACACTAAGGACTGAAGATAAAGTGTGCCTATCAGGTTTCTCTCCTTGGAGTAGCATCTGCCTGTAGAGTTCAGTTGCTCCTTTGTAGTCTCCATTATTCTCATAACCTGCTATCATGGAGTTCCATGAGACCAGGTTTTTCTGTGGAATCGTTGCAAATAGAGCACGGGCAAGTTCTAGATTACCCTTCTGTGCAAATCCAGAGATCATTGAATTCCATGTCAGTGTGTCAGGGTTTGGCATTTCTTGAAAAAGCATCCATGCTTCTTCCATATCTGACATGCGAACATAGCCACTGATCATGGTGTTCCAAGAAATAGTATCGCGCTCTTTCATTTGATCAAAAAGAACCCTGGCAGAAAAGATGTCCCTGGCTTTCACATAGCACATGATCATGGAATTCCATGATACTACATTCCTTTCAAACCGCCCACCATCTTTCTGTCCTCCATCATAAAATGGGATTTGATCAAAAAGTTGTCGAGCTTTGTCGACTCTTCCATTTTGACCATACCCAGCAAGCAAAATATTATAAGCATGTACCAGATCACCTTTGTCATCATCCTGTCTCCTGCTCGTAAGCAAAATTCTTTTTGCTTCATCCAATTCACCATTCTGAATTAAACCTGCCACAAGAGCACTGAGAGAAGCCGAGTCCCTCTCCGGCATTCGCATGAAAAACTCAATAGCCCTCTCTACATCCCCATTCTGCAAAAACCCAGTAACCATGGCATTCCAGCTAACCACATTCCGCTCCTGCATGCTGTCAAAAAGTTGTAATGCCTCATCCATCCTCCCACTCCGTGTATATCCACTAATCATAGTGTTCCACGAGACACAATCCCTCTCtggcatttcatcaaacaaatGCCTCCCCTCCTCCACCCACCTCCCTTGACACGATACATAACCCGATATCATCAAGTTCCATGACACTACATCCCTGTcaggcatttcatcaaacagcTTACGAGCCTTAGCCATCTCTCTCCTTCTAACATATCCAGTTATCATTGAATTCCAAGTAACAATGTTTCTCTGCGGCATTGCATCAAACAGAGCTCTTGCTTCATTAATTCGACCGTTTCGGATCAAATGAGAGATTCTTTTGTTAGGAGTATAGAGGTCTAGAGACACAGAATTTTTGGGTTGTTGTAATGTTGAGACGAAACAGTGGAGGTGTGGTGGAGGAGATAGGTTCTTGAGAATAGATCGTTTGAGTGGGTGGGGAGGATGGAGATGGTGATAATGCTTCTTCCTCCGTATCAGAATATTGCCATTCAAGCAGCGTATCGTCCTCCAGCGACTCGCCAAGTTCACCATTGAAGTACTCTTTTAGTTTCTTCTATTCCATCTAAAGCAGCTCATATTGCATTTGCATttgaagtacaaaaaaaaaaaaatcactagaTATAATCGCCAGAAAGTAATTgcatattgaaaataaaaggaatgatttattaaagtaataatgattttttagtaaaaatttcACATCTGTGTGaatgatattttagttttaagtttaatttctcAATAGTTCAAACCATTAAGCATTCAGAGTGAAATCCAACCCTTTGTTTGGttaccaagaaaatgaaaaaaataataataataaaagaaaaccacaTTTTGGTTACTACGTTATCTCTCTCACTTTCTTCGCTGCcaagaatgattcaaaattttctttcattttctcattagtTTCTCAGCATCTAACCTTCATCTAACCGATTGTATCTAACTTAGAAATCGATTGATTGAATTGGGAATAGAGATTGGAACAGTACCTTGAACTCAAAGATCAACCGAAACGCAGCGTTTGAAAAGGGATGATCGAATGCGTTTGTGTAAACGGTGATCGGGCTACGTTGAACCCAGAGAAGAGATCGACCGAAGCGCAGCTTGTTCAGGGATGATTGAAAGCTTCGTGTGTACAGTATGAACTATAAACAGAGACCGGGCACTACGTGAGTTGAGTTAATAATGGGCTGGGCCTGGACGAAAATTACATGAAGTTCAATCAAATCTCATttcgcttttaatattttcaatccaTGCTCAAGTTAATTAGGTTTAATTCGGTTTCAGAGTTGACaaatctaataaataatttaacttttaggttatgtttggttactaagaaaagaaaaaacatgttaaggaaaataaattgtCATACgaaaaataccaaagaaaatcaaatataattaaaattaattaaaattttatacattttcaaatcatttaatCTTAAAAGCAACTTACTTTAAACAACTCAAAATTAATCACTTTCATTCTCATTCCCCATTTTCTAATAGTAATGTAAACATCTCAATCAAATTCCTAATTTTGATTTCCATTCGTTCCGATCTCTTATACCTCTTTCTCATTCTAATTCCATTTCCTTCTTATCATGTGTCTTCATGATTAAACATGCCAAAGTGCAACTAGCGAAATGGGAATTACTATCATTGATCTCTTTCCCAAGGAATGGAGGAAACATGCCACAAAAGAATTGAATCATTAGTTTTGGCCCATAGCACAAAGCCTAGCCCGGCCCACGAGTAAGCTCGCTTCCCCTGTAGGGGCAAGGATTGTGCTGGTTTTTTAAGTCTGAGTCCGGCCCGACATTGAAGTTATCAACACTTCAGATGTATTATATGGAATTTGGGTTAAAAGTTGAATTCCCAGTCCAGCCCAAGATCGGTTCAAAGGCCCACCAAATCCTAACCAGGACAACTCAAGTC contains the following coding sequences:
- the LOC100255431 gene encoding pentatricopeptide repeat-containing protein At1g62260, mitochondrial, with protein sequence MVNLASRWRTIRCLNGNILIRRKKHYHHLHPPHPLKRSILKNLSPPPHLHCFVSTLQQPKNSVSLDLYTPNKRISHLIRNGRINEARALFDAMPQRNIVTWNSMITGYVRRREMAKARKLFDEMPDRDVVSWNLMISGYVSCQGRWVEEGRHLFDEMPERDCVSWNTMISGYTRSGRMDEALQLFDSMQERNVVSWNAMVTGFLQNGDVERAIEFFMRMPERDSASLSALVAGLIQNGELDEAKRILLTSRRQDDDKGDLVHAYNILLAGYGQNGRVDKARQLFDQIPFYDGGQKDGGRFERNVVSWNSMIMCYVKARDIFSARVLFDQMKERDTISWNTMISGYVRMSDMEEAWMLFQEMPNPDTLTWNSMISGFAQKGNLELARALFATIPQKNLVSWNSMIAGYENNGDYKGATELYRQMLLQGEKPDRHTLSSVLSVCSGFAALHLGMQIHQQITKTVIPDIPINNSLITMYSRCGAIVEARTIFDEVKLQKEVISWNAMIGGYAFHGFAADALELFELMKRLKVRPTYITFISVLNACAHAGFVKEGRMHFKSMACEFGIEPRIEHFASLVDIVGRHGQLEEAMDLINSMPFEPDKAVWGALLGACRVHNNVELARVAAEALMKLEPESSAPYVLLHNMYADVGQWDNATEMRMMMERNNIRKQPGYSWVDSSHSG